The following proteins come from a genomic window of Methanobrevibacter olleyae:
- a CDS encoding DUF4411 family protein — protein MKRFIIDSSSLIHFEEKYPYDILPTLWDEVFKLFEANILFSVREVYEELEDSQQIWKDYEEYFRELTEEESDAMNKILTDERFEVFKINGMKEDGPWADPHLIACAMVNETVSVVSQENLNRNPKRKIAFVCKECGIPYMDFLEFLREANVKI, from the coding sequence ATGAAACGGTTTATCATTGATTCCTCTTCATTAATCCATTTTGAAGAAAAATACCCCTATGATATTTTACCTACTTTATGGGATGAAGTATTTAAATTATTTGAAGCGAATATTCTTTTTTCAGTAAGAGAAGTATATGAAGAATTAGAAGATTCTCAACAAATATGGAAAGATTATGAAGAATATTTTAGAGAATTAACTGAAGAAGAATCCGATGCTATGAATAAAATTCTTACAGATGAGCGATTTGAAGTTTTTAAAATAAACGGTATGAAGGAAGATGGGCCTTGGGCAGATCCTCATTTAATTGCATGTGCTATGGTAAATGAAACAGTTAGTGTAGTATCTCAAGAAAATTTAAATAGAAATCCTAAAAGAAAAATAGCTTTTGTTTGTAAAGAATGTGGTATTCCTTATATGGATTTTCTTGAATTTTTAAGAGAAGCTAATGTGAAAATATAA
- a CDS encoding ImmA/IrrE family metallo-endopeptidase — translation MIIRAKINPNMMKWARKYAGFTDGYEDKLPVEIKSRYRSWEDGETKPTWNQLRKVSKRYNIPTAFFFMDTVPKFNNLPELVNYRKLDTKFLFETKSPDLIKEIRKAENRREHYIDLLYELEEDIPSFDKYDGTLNKKHVSTYIREKLGIYLDTQKTWIRKNNSLDKKHYNFLNKWKNIITEKLGVLIFETEGVSIKEMRGLCIFHNEVPIILLNGKDSVNGRIFSLFHELTHLLLGESAICGDDENIEEEVFANAVAGEFLVPKEDLIKNINDDLLSNNSINNLSHLYGVSEDVIIRRLYDDKHIGKYDYTSRVEDFEEITKESKGSGGNYFNNRLKYNGEPYCAIVLQAYEEGIIHGGDFSKFTNLNKKFIPNLYKRLYGGE, via the coding sequence ATGATAATAAGAGCTAAAATTAATCCTAATATGATGAAATGGGCTAGAAAATATGCTGGATTTACAGATGGTTATGAAGATAAACTTCCTGTAGAAATTAAGTCAAGATATAGATCATGGGAAGATGGAGAAACTAAACCTACCTGGAATCAATTAAGAAAAGTAAGTAAAAGATATAATATTCCAACAGCATTTTTCTTCATGGACACAGTACCTAAATTCAATAATCTGCCAGAATTAGTTAACTATAGAAAACTCGATACAAAATTTCTTTTTGAAACTAAGTCTCCGGATTTAATTAAAGAAATAAGAAAAGCTGAAAATAGAAGAGAACATTATATAGATTTATTATATGAATTAGAAGAGGATATTCCTTCATTTGACAAATATGATGGAACATTAAATAAAAAACATGTTTCTACTTATATTCGTGAAAAATTAGGAATTTATTTAGATACTCAAAAAACTTGGATAAGGAAAAACAATTCATTAGACAAAAAACATTATAATTTTTTAAATAAATGGAAGAACATTATTACAGAAAAATTAGGAGTACTTATCTTTGAAACTGAAGGAGTTTCAATTAAAGAAATGAGAGGGTTGTGTATTTTTCATAATGAAGTTCCTATAATTTTATTAAATGGTAAAGATAGTGTTAATGGTAGAATTTTTTCATTGTTCCATGAATTAACTCATTTATTATTAGGAGAAAGTGCAATATGTGGAGATGATGAAAATATTGAAGAAGAAGTTTTCGCTAATGCTGTTGCAGGTGAATTCTTAGTTCCTAAAGAAGATTTAATTAAGAATATTAATGATGACTTACTATCAAATAACTCAATTAATAATTTATCTCATTTATATGGGGTTAGTGAAGATGTAATCATTAGAAGACTATATGATGATAAGCATATTGGTAAATATGATTACACAAGTAGAGTAGAAGATTTTGAAGAAATTACTAAAGAATCTAAAGGTTCTGGAGGAAATTATTTCAATAATCGATTAAAATATAATGGAGAACCTTATTGTGCTATTGTTTTACAAGCTTATGAAGAGGGTATAATCCATGGAGGGGATTTTTCTAAATTCACTAATTTAAATAAAAAATTCATTCCAAATTTATATAAAAGATTATATGGGGGAGAATAA
- a CDS encoding PH domain-containing protein, which yields MFGKDKKEEFNEKILYEAQPNIFLYSKGILISMFVLGFLFFLYSAGISYIGNMNVYLIESTKVPMTRYFAIAIFVLIMIVFLYIILKLLIWTSIKYTITESRVIVEKGILLQKKNYMPFNTIQDVSRSQSLLGKIFSVGTINLYSAYDGKDLELKDVSSPKKIENIIFENIRGTHLRRNNLYDDNFDNGPTFNPIRPHSDEHTHYRRMEDLDDLELADAKERKRQLREIRRRAKNSRRDYNDSKYNQDYNNSNYDAYDYDSSYYKKNEGYGSHYDSRDPYQNLDYDSNYRNTYDDRSYNPNQDHQYSGAIKDSYGRNPKKYFANNYEEFHQNNLDAQRDYQESRDYVHSHYNPERDNSISKGNYNQNKEDYYQESFEENNKKSKGLSRFNPFSSNKKEDSYKENITDEEFDNTINQAMHDMESNIKFEPSNNQFRQRDNRDYNQSYNQRNGGDYNQSYNQRNGGDYNQSYNQRNNSNYHSYNRNYDDRDYYAEYDDYNQGRSYKSNSDRGKSRVLRDDYDSNYHAPRDDYINQHNDLRKDSHRRYYNNRYDDYSDNYSPKPYKKENRYKSRNLDYEDNSEYNNYNKPRNYKKSRRNNERYAQSSHYEDNANYEESNSNQENDKKEKTSEDLFKKHSRKFRR from the coding sequence ATGTTTGGTAAAGATAAAAAAGAAGAATTTAATGAAAAAATATTATATGAGGCACAACCTAATATTTTTCTTTATTCAAAGGGAATCTTAATCTCTATGTTTGTGCTTGGATTTTTATTTTTCTTATATTCTGCAGGAATTAGCTATATTGGGAATATGAATGTTTATTTGATTGAATCAACTAAAGTTCCAATGACTCGTTATTTTGCAATAGCTATTTTTGTCTTAATAATGATTGTATTCTTATACATTATCTTAAAACTATTAATTTGGACTTCAATTAAATATACAATCACTGAAAGTAGAGTTATTGTTGAAAAGGGTATTCTTTTACAAAAGAAAAATTATATGCCATTTAACACTATTCAAGATGTTAGTCGTTCCCAGAGTCTTTTAGGAAAAATTTTTTCAGTTGGCACAATAAATTTATACAGTGCCTATGATGGGAAAGATCTTGAGTTAAAAGATGTTTCTAGTCCAAAAAAGATTGAAAACATTATATTTGAAAATATTAGGGGAACTCATCTTAGAAGAAATAATCTTTATGATGATAATTTTGATAATGGCCCCACTTTCAATCCAATAAGACCTCATTCAGATGAACATACTCATTATAGGCGTATGGAAGATTTAGATGATTTAGAATTAGCAGATGCTAAAGAACGTAAAAGACAACTTAGAGAAATAAGGCGTAGAGCTAAAAACTCTAGAAGAGATTATAATGATTCTAAATATAATCAAGATTATAATAATTCTAACTATGATGCCTATGACTATGATAGTTCTTATTACAAGAAAAATGAGGGTTATGGTTCTCATTATGATAGTCGTGATCCATATCAAAATCTAGATTATGATTCAAATTATAGAAATACCTATGATGATAGGAGTTATAATCCTAATCAAGATCATCAATATTCTGGAGCTATTAAAGATTCTTATGGAAGAAACCCTAAAAAGTATTTTGCAAATAATTATGAAGAATTCCATCAGAATAATTTAGATGCTCAAAGAGATTATCAAGAATCTAGAGATTATGTTCATAGTCACTATAATCCAGAGAGAGATAATTCTATTTCTAAAGGAAATTATAATCAAAATAAAGAGGATTATTATCAAGAATCATTTGAAGAAAATAATAAAAAATCTAAAGGGCTTTCTAGATTTAATCCATTTTCTAGTAATAAAAAAGAAGATTCTTATAAAGAAAATATAACTGATGAAGAGTTTGATAATACAATAAACCAAGCTATGCATGATATGGAAAGTAATATTAAATTTGAACCTTCTAATAATCAATTCCGTCAAAGAGATAATAGAGATTATAATCAATCATATAATCAAAGAAATGGTGGAGATTATAATCAATCGTATAATCAAAGAAATGGTGGAGATTATAATCAATCGTATAATCAAAGAAATAATTCTAATTATCATTCTTATAATAGAAATTATGATGATAGAGATTATTATGCAGAATATGATGATTATAATCAAGGTAGGTCTTATAAATCCAATTCAGATAGAGGGAAATCTAGAGTTTTAAGAGATGATTATGATTCTAATTATCATGCTCCTAGAGATGATTACATAAATCAACATAATGATTTAAGAAAAGATAGCCATAGAAGATATTATAATAATCGCTATGATGATTATTCAGATAATTATTCTCCTAAACCTTATAAGAAAGAGAATAGATATAAGTCTAGAAATCTAGATTATGAAGATAATTCTGAGTATAATAACTATAATAAGCCTAGAAATTACAAAAAATCTAGAAGAAATAATGAAAGGTATGCTCAAAGTAGTCATTATGAAGATAATGCTAATTATGAGGAGTCTAATTCTAATCAAGAAAATGATAAAAAAGAAAAAACTTCTGAAGATTTATTTAAAAAACATTCTAGAAAATTTAGGAGATGA
- a CDS encoding geranylgeranyl reductase family protein, with the protein MSFDYDVTIVGAGPIGSTLAYELTKEDIKVCLIDKKKVIGLPLQCSGIINKRVLDFNQIPKELILNKVKSAFLHSKNHSFAVSKEEDQALIIDRVGLDQFLYNRAIEKGVDSYLSSKVLTIDDIEGKVLFQNDSEEKTIKSKIIVGADGPLSLVSSTIGNDFNYYCASQYLVKVDRIKDMSFVDLFAYENLFPGFIWIIPVYKNIFRVGLFSNYDYKKQREILNDFLENDFQYDNFEVIEKYKGKIPIYNKDNKLYKNRALIIGDAASQVKPTTGGGLLIGFETVKIAKKNIIKALNLDMAENDLDMLANLFKDYQKDFEKRFLNEISYQFKVQKTLSTLSDDDLDYFFMKLKEKEADKLISEYGDMDNQSTLVKEFLKRGLILSLLPKIHKKELAKIWLL; encoded by the coding sequence ATGAGTTTTGATTATGATGTTACAATTGTTGGTGCAGGTCCTATTGGTTCTACTTTAGCATATGAATTAACTAAAGAAGATATCAAAGTATGTCTCATTGATAAAAAGAAAGTAATAGGTTTACCATTACAATGCTCAGGTATCATTAATAAAAGAGTATTGGATTTCAATCAAATTCCTAAAGAATTAATTTTAAATAAAGTAAAAAGTGCTTTTTTACATAGTAAAAATCATTCTTTTGCTGTTTCTAAGGAAGAAGACCAAGCTTTAATAATCGATAGAGTTGGATTAGATCAATTTTTATACAATAGAGCTATTGAAAAGGGTGTTGATTCTTATTTATCTTCTAAAGTGTTAACTATTGATGATATAGAAGGTAAAGTCCTATTTCAAAATGATTCTGAAGAGAAAACCATTAAATCTAAAATTATCGTTGGTGCAGATGGGCCACTTTCATTAGTTTCTTCAACTATTGGTAATGATTTTAATTATTATTGTGCATCCCAATATTTAGTTAAAGTTGATAGAATTAAAGATATGTCATTTGTTGATTTATTTGCCTATGAAAATTTATTTCCTGGATTTATATGGATAATTCCAGTTTATAAAAATATTTTTAGAGTTGGTTTATTCTCTAATTATGATTATAAAAAGCAAAGAGAAATTTTAAATGATTTTTTAGAAAATGATTTTCAATATGACAATTTTGAAGTAATTGAAAAATACAAAGGTAAAATACCTATTTATAATAAAGACAATAAACTGTATAAAAATAGAGCTTTAATTATTGGAGATGCTGCTTCACAAGTTAAACCAACTACTGGTGGAGGCCTTTTAATAGGTTTTGAAACAGTTAAAATAGCTAAAAAGAATATAATTAAAGCTTTAAATTTAGATATGGCTGAAAATGACTTAGATATGTTAGCGAATCTTTTTAAAGATTATCAAAAAGATTTTGAGAAAAGATTTTTAAATGAAATATCTTATCAGTTTAAAGTTCAAAAAACATTATCTACTTTATCTGATGATGATTTAGATTATTTTTTTATGAAATTAAAAGAAAAAGAAGCAGATAAATTAATATCTGAATATGGGGATATGGATAATCAATCAACACTTGTTAAAGAATTCTTAAAAAGAGGTTTGATTTTATCATTATTACCTAAAATTCATAAAAAAGAATTAGCTAAGATTTGGTTATTATGA
- a CDS encoding TIGR01177 family methyltransferase, with translation MDLLLILSQEHDKLPLAELRAVLEIENIETDIEIVCPGLVILRKLNEDLFDDYYKILVKRLAYTHEVHQLISECDCEDLDSTVKSIDWSGYVDENFAVRVKRFNTEIDTVGTEKRIGYLILSNTENISVNLSNPKSFIRVVAYRDNFYLCFGKYKFNKKYFEDMKPHKRPFFHPGCMSPKLARCMVNLSRVNEGDLVLDPFCGTGGILIEAGLIGAKVVGCDIDWRMKRGTATNLEYAGVIDYKTHVVDIRELEMYEEADAVVTDPPYGISTTTCGEGASGIFSEFLQSIEHSMKKDALLVMASPDSLDIDSLLRDVGFILLERYEIKMHRSLTRIISVIAKIH, from the coding sequence ATGGATTTATTATTAATCTTATCACAAGAACATGATAAATTACCCTTAGCTGAACTTAGAGCAGTTTTAGAAATTGAAAATATAGAAACTGATATTGAAATAGTTTGTCCGGGATTAGTTATTCTAAGAAAGCTTAATGAAGATCTTTTTGATGATTATTATAAAATACTTGTTAAAAGATTAGCTTATACCCATGAGGTTCATCAATTAATAAGTGAATGTGACTGTGAAGACTTAGATAGCACTGTTAAATCTATTGATTGGTCTGGTTATGTGGATGAAAATTTTGCAGTTAGGGTAAAACGTTTTAATACAGAAATAGATACGGTAGGTACTGAAAAAAGAATTGGTTATTTAATTTTATCTAATACAGAGAATATTTCAGTTAATTTATCTAATCCAAAGTCATTTATTAGAGTTGTAGCATATCGTGATAATTTTTATTTATGTTTTGGTAAATATAAGTTTAATAAAAAGTATTTTGAAGATATGAAGCCTCATAAAAGACCATTTTTCCATCCTGGTTGTATGAGTCCTAAATTAGCACGTTGTATGGTTAATTTATCTCGTGTTAATGAAGGGGATTTAGTTTTAGATCCTTTCTGTGGAACTGGTGGAATCCTTATTGAAGCAGGGCTTATTGGTGCTAAAGTTGTAGGTTGTGATATCGATTGGAGAATGAAGAGAGGTACAGCTACTAATTTAGAATATGCAGGGGTAATTGATTATAAAACTCATGTTGTAGATATTCGTGAACTTGAAATGTATGAGGAAGCTGATGCAGTTGTTACTGATCCTCCTTATGGTATTTCTACAACTACCTGTGGTGAAGGTGCTTCCGGTATATTTAGTGAATTTTTACAATCAATTGAACATAGTATGAAGAAAGATGCTCTTTTAGTAATGGCCAGTCCTGATTCATTAGATATAGATTCATTACTTAGGGATGTAGGTTTCATATTATTGGAAAGGTATGAAATTAAAATGCATAGAAGTTTAACTCGTATCATTTCTGTGATAGCTAAAATTCATTAA
- a CDS encoding MATE family efflux transporter has product MQTNKNIESIIGDPKKAINRLAYPTILSMLLMFANNLIDSMWVGGLGSGPLAALGFMSPLYLVILGFGVGIGAGANSLISRYIGAKRYRESNNAAMHSIIIAIIISIFLFLIGHLFLKDLLILFGASSVIDYAMDYGFIIFFANIIILSPAVISSLFRAEGDIKRATWPLVLNAVLNLVLDPILIYYFNWGIKGAAIATVLSTSANLFLMLYWYLIKRDTFIKLSLKYYNRKLEIYKEILLVSLPASCEELIYSIVGICFNYLIIITAGTMEVAVFTVVWRFVSIAFLPCISIGIATITVSGVAYGAKNYKNFKTTINYSTFISFIITLIICTVFFVFAYPISESFNFISGNTEMINRTAEVLRIMVFYNLFIPFGATAAYVYQGVGSGFKSLSLTILRELILSISFAYLLAITFKMGIFGLYLGAIIGMILGCFIGFGSILIYERKFKKECLALENSV; this is encoded by the coding sequence ATGCAAACAAATAAAAATATTGAATCAATTATTGGGGATCCTAAGAAAGCTATTAATAGACTAGCTTATCCCACTATTTTATCTATGCTTTTGATGTTTGCAAATAACCTTATTGATAGTATGTGGGTTGGAGGACTTGGTTCTGGACCTCTTGCTGCTTTAGGATTTATGTCTCCATTATATTTAGTTATCCTTGGTTTTGGAGTGGGTATTGGAGCTGGTGCTAATTCTTTAATATCTCGTTATATTGGTGCTAAACGTTATAGGGAATCTAATAATGCTGCTATGCACAGTATAATAATTGCAATTATCATATCTATTTTTCTTTTCTTAATAGGCCATCTCTTTTTAAAAGATTTGCTTATTCTCTTTGGAGCTAGTTCTGTAATTGATTATGCAATGGATTATGGATTTATAATTTTCTTTGCAAATATTATTATCCTATCTCCAGCAGTAATTTCAAGTCTTTTTAGGGCAGAAGGAGATATAAAAAGAGCTACTTGGCCTTTAGTATTAAATGCAGTTTTAAATTTAGTTTTAGATCCAATATTGATTTATTACTTTAATTGGGGCATTAAAGGAGCAGCTATTGCTACAGTTTTATCCACATCTGCAAATTTATTTCTGATGTTGTATTGGTATTTAATTAAAAGAGATACTTTTATAAAATTAAGTTTAAAATATTATAATAGAAAATTAGAAATTTATAAAGAAATTCTTCTTGTAAGTTTACCTGCAAGTTGTGAAGAATTGATCTATTCAATTGTTGGGATTTGCTTTAATTATTTAATCATAATAACTGCTGGAACTATGGAAGTAGCTGTTTTTACAGTTGTTTGGAGATTTGTATCAATTGCTTTTTTACCTTGTATCTCCATTGGAATAGCAACTATAACAGTTTCAGGTGTGGCATATGGTGCTAAAAACTATAAGAATTTTAAAACAACTATTAATTATTCAACATTTATTAGTTTTATTATAACTTTAATTATTTGCACAGTATTCTTTGTATTTGCCTATCCAATTTCTGAATCTTTTAATTTTATCTCTGGAAATACAGAAATGATTAATAGGACAGCAGAGGTTTTAAGGATTATGGTTTTCTATAATCTTTTTATACCCTTTGGAGCAACTGCCGCTTATGTTTATCAAGGTGTAGGTTCTGGGTTTAAATCATTAAGCCTTACAATTTTAAGAGAATTAATTTTAAGTATTTCCTTTGCTTATTTGCTTGCAATTACATTTAAAATGGGAATATTTGGTCTTTATTTAGGTGCAATAATTGGTATGATTTTAGGTTGCTTTATTGGATTTGGATCTATTTTAATCTATGAAAGGAAATTTAAAAAAGAGTGTTTAGCACTTGAAAATAGTGTTTAA
- a CDS encoding nucleotide pyrophosphohydrolase: MDELIKEIIEFQTERDWKQFHTPENLAKSISIEAAELLEHFQWDNDYNKEEVIDELADVINYCFLMADALDVNVKEIVLNKMKKTAVKYPIKKSKGVSIKYDKL; this comes from the coding sequence ATGGATGAATTAATAAAGGAAATTATTGAATTTCAAACTGAAAGAGATTGGAAACAATTTCATACTCCTGAAAATTTAGCTAAATCTATTTCTATTGAAGCTGCAGAATTATTAGAACATTTTCAATGGGATAATGATTATAATAAAGAAGAAGTCATTGATGAGTTAGCTGATGTTATAAATTATTGTTTTTTAATGGCTGATGCATTAGATGTTAACGTTAAGGAAATTGTTTTAAATAAAATGAAAAAAACTGCGGTTAAATATCCTATTAAGAAATCAAAGGGTGTTTCTATAAAATATGATAAATTATAA
- a CDS encoding DUF2075 domain-containing protein produces MLVYEATKEEFMNSVLMGSITDEIYDIYKEKIGKSNQSQINSWTNSMEFMFKVLSDNEIPNDSGVAIEFTIPTTSKRIDFTLTGQNEFGKDSAIIIELKQWSEADKVEGKDGIVITYFGRGLRETAHPSYQAWSYASLIENFNETVEEDSIGLYPCAYLHNYDFDEFNDPLKDKIYEGYIEKAPLYGKRDVFKLRNFIKKYVKYGDKTNILYRIDNGRIRPSKKLQDTLVGMLEGNDYFVMIDEQKVAYELAVEMARKSYIDEKKRVLIVEGGPGTGKSVVAVNLLVNLLNDELNTLYVTKNTAPREVFYEKLKGINYNQNYIKNLFKGSGSFTKSDENQFDVLIVDEAHRLNKKSGLFGNLGENQVKEIINAAKTSIFFIDKHQRVTLKDYGNIRVIEKFANEACAEIEHIKLISQFRCNGSDGYLSWLNHVLEIEETANYDGFNFDYDFRIVNSPDELKELIFEKNKINNSARLLAGYCWNWIKEGKSNTNIHDIEIGDFSMSWNLNNTSTWAIDENSVNEIGCIHTSQGLEFDYVGVILGHDIRYEYGQIVTDFNERARTDQSLKGIKKLYRENPNEALRLADEIIKNTYRTLMTRGMKGCYIYCEDINLENYFKERINQLYKNKVENNSKFTLIN; encoded by the coding sequence ATGTTAGTTTATGAAGCTACTAAAGAAGAATTTATGAATTCAGTTTTAATGGGATCTATTACTGATGAAATTTATGATATTTACAAAGAAAAAATAGGAAAATCTAATCAATCACAAATTAATTCGTGGACTAATTCTATGGAATTTATGTTTAAAGTATTATCTGATAATGAAATTCCAAATGATTCTGGGGTTGCTATTGAGTTTACAATTCCAACTACATCTAAAAGGATTGATTTTACTTTAACTGGTCAAAATGAATTTGGTAAGGATTCTGCTATTATAATTGAATTAAAACAATGGTCAGAAGCAGATAAAGTTGAAGGTAAAGATGGTATTGTAATAACTTATTTCGGGAGAGGATTAAGGGAAACAGCACATCCATCTTATCAAGCATGGTCCTATGCTTCATTAATAGAAAATTTTAATGAAACTGTTGAAGAAGATTCAATTGGTTTATATCCCTGTGCTTATTTACATAATTATGACTTTGATGAATTTAATGATCCTTTAAAAGATAAAATTTATGAAGGATATATAGAAAAAGCACCATTATATGGAAAAAGAGATGTTTTTAAACTTAGGAATTTTATTAAAAAATATGTTAAATATGGAGATAAAACTAATATCCTATATAGAATAGACAATGGGAGGATTAGACCTTCTAAAAAATTACAAGATACTTTAGTAGGAATGCTTGAAGGAAATGATTATTTTGTAATGATTGATGAACAAAAAGTAGCTTATGAACTAGCTGTTGAAATGGCGAGAAAATCATATATTGATGAAAAGAAAAGAGTTTTAATTGTAGAAGGAGGTCCTGGAACTGGAAAATCTGTAGTTGCAGTTAATTTATTGGTAAATCTGTTAAATGATGAACTAAACACATTATATGTAACTAAAAACACTGCACCTCGTGAAGTATTTTATGAAAAATTAAAAGGAATTAATTATAATCAAAATTATATTAAAAATCTTTTTAAAGGTTCTGGTTCATTTACAAAATCTGATGAAAATCAATTTGATGTATTAATTGTTGATGAAGCCCATCGTTTAAATAAAAAATCTGGTTTATTTGGTAATTTAGGTGAGAATCAAGTTAAAGAAATAATTAATGCTGCCAAAACCTCAATTTTTTTCATTGATAAACATCAAAGAGTTACTTTAAAGGATTATGGTAATATAAGAGTAATAGAAAAATTTGCTAATGAGGCATGTGCTGAAATAGAACATATTAAATTAATATCTCAATTTAGATGTAATGGTTCTGATGGTTACCTTTCATGGTTAAATCATGTTTTAGAAATAGAAGAAACAGCTAATTATGATGGTTTTAATTTTGATTATGATTTTAGAATAGTAAATAGTCCTGATGAATTAAAAGAGTTAATTTTTGAAAAGAATAAAATTAATAATAGTGCTAGATTACTTGCAGGATATTGTTGGAATTGGATAAAAGAGGGTAAATCTAATACCAATATTCATGATATTGAAATTGGTGACTTTTCAATGAGTTGGAATCTTAATAATACAAGTACTTGGGCTATTGATGAAAATTCAGTTAATGAAATTGGTTGTATTCATACATCTCAAGGACTTGAATTTGATTATGTAGGTGTAATTTTAGGTCATGATATAAGATATGAATATGGTCAAATTGTCACTGATTTTAATGAAAGAGCAAGAACTGATCAATCTTTAAAAGGAATTAAAAAATTATATAGGGAAAATCCTAATGAAGCCTTAAGATTAGCTGATGAAATAATTAAAAATACTTATAGAACTTTAATGACTCGTGGAATGAAAGGTTGTTATATTTATTGTGAGGATATTAATTTAGAGAATTATTTCAAAGAAAGAATAAACCAATTATATAAAAATAAAGTTGAGAATAATTCTAAATTTACTTTAATTAACTAA
- a CDS encoding AAA family ATPase, with protein MINNLNFKLNNVGCLANADMDIGKINIIGGLNSTGKSTSSKILYSFLRSNSKVRKDLVDSTLTKEILGLTVDLLNFNRPSWDDDKNNYEEIKDKFMKIMDKLSSRVNKSKRNEEEDKEYSDIIGCYNEIKRIYEEKFIIKEDYKKILDKSFSDVEKLVKIYNDNGDELFKTLMNQLIKREFGKNLANLNNVRLSGEFNNNDFNYNVNIKDSEFNMSGWFILEDVFYLDSFSIFDGISHGGLQNTEHIQHVFSSLDDDNSNDWADEILNDDIIELENKIMEITGGTFAYDDNNIIFSSLNQEFLMKNTSSGIKQIGIIQMLLNNRKLKENSFLIMDEPEVNLHPEWQVKFAEIITLLAKDLNVTLYINSHSPLFIEAIRTYCEKNGLLDETNFYLTFESEISGKYDIKYIPNDDLNIIYNTLGKPYELLSMISIENEFDF; from the coding sequence ATGATAAATAATTTAAATTTTAAATTGAATAATGTTGGTTGCTTAGCAAATGCTGATATGGATATAGGTAAAATTAATATTATTGGAGGACTTAATTCTACAGGTAAATCAACATCTAGTAAAATTTTATACTCTTTTTTAAGATCTAATTCAAAAGTAAGAAAAGATCTTGTAGATTCTACTTTAACTAAAGAAATATTGGGTTTAACTGTTGATTTATTGAATTTTAATCGCCCTTCTTGGGATGATGATAAAAATAATTATGAAGAAATTAAAGATAAGTTTATGAAAATTATGGATAAATTAAGTTCTAGAGTAAATAAATCCAAAAGAAATGAAGAGGAAGATAAAGAATATTCTGATATTATAGGTTGTTATAATGAGATAAAGAGAATATATGAGGAAAAATTTATTATTAAAGAAGATTATAAAAAAATTTTAGATAAATCTTTTTCTGATGTAGAAAAATTAGTTAAAATATATAATGATAATGGTGATGAACTTTTTAAAACTTTAATGAATCAGTTAATAAAAAGAGAGTTTGGTAAAAATTTAGCTAATTTAAATAATGTTAGATTATCTGGTGAATTTAATAATAATGATTTTAATTATAATGTTAATATTAAAGATTCTGAATTTAATATGAGTGGTTGGTTTATACTTGAAGATGTGTTTTATTTAGACTCTTTTTCTATTTTTGATGGTATTAGTCATGGGGGGTTACAAAATACTGAACATATTCAACATGTTTTTTCCAGTTTAGATGATGATAATAGCAATGATTGGGCTGATGAAATTCTTAATGATGATATTATTGAATTAGAGAATAAAATAATGGAAATTACTGGAGGAACTTTTGCTTATGATGACAATAATATTATTTTTTCTTCATTAAATCAAGAATTCTTAATGAAGAATACATCATCAGGCATTAAACAAATTGGCATCATTCAAATGTTATTAAATAATCGTAAATTAAAAGAGAATTCTTTTTTAATTATGGATGAACCTGAAGTTAATCTTCATCCTGAATGGCAAGTAAAATTTGCTGAAATAATAACTTTACTTGCTAAAGATTTAAATGTAACTTTATATATTAATTCACATAGTCCTTTATTTATTGAAGCAATAAGAACTTATTGTGAAAAAAATGGTTTATTGGATGAAACTAATTTTTATCTTACTTTTGAATCTGAAATATCTGGAAAATATGATATAAAATATATTCCTAATGATGATTTGAATATTATTTATAACACTCTTGGTAAACCTTATGAATTACTTAGTATGATAAGTATAGAAAATGAGTTTGATTTTTAG